From the Xiphophorus hellerii strain 12219 chromosome 20, Xiphophorus_hellerii-4.1, whole genome shotgun sequence genome, the window cTAGTTTCATTCTTTGGACACCTGGAGGTCATACTTAAGTGATGTAGTAAATTCAGCCTTGATTTGGATTTGGAACATCCATTATTTTAAGGATACTCAGAATTCATACAGCTgattgtcaatttttttttttcttttacaatgtTAAGAGTTTTTACACAGTCTAAAAACTTGCATCACTATTCGTGTGAAGTAACCTTTGAACTAAAAAGCTTATTAAAGTCTGAATAACCGGTTTAAAAGATCTAACGCTTTAAATCTTTTGAAGTACCCAAAAGGACTCCTTTCCTTACTTCACTCTggaattacaaagaaaaactacaatgTCACTTTGATTTTGCCATAAGTGTTGAGATCAACTCATCCTCAGCTCACCTACCTGCTCAGAGTGACAGAAGTTTTTACCTGCAGAGTTCAAACCCTGACGGAGGTCTGCAGTTCCTGTCTTTGTTGTGTGTCCTGTCAGTCATGTTAGGGAGGTTCTggtctggattttttttcagcacCAGCACTGATTCAACTCATTTGGGGACTTCTAGTCTGATTCTTTGCCAAAATTATGCCATGGTTATGCAGTAAAATAGCATGTTTCACGGCTATTGCTTTGATATTGCACCCTACTTAGCTCACACACCAACCATGTTTATAACAGCTCTAACATGCTGCTCCAATATGATTTTAACTTTCTAAAGAAAGCTGCTACAGGTGTCAAACTACCATCTTCAAAAAGCTCAAGATTCTCTTCTGCTAATATCTTCAAGGGAAACAGACTGCTGAAGTGCTAGGCTAACGTTAGCATGGTTATGCTAGGTTCTTTATGTGTCTCGGTGATAAATCATAGGAGTTCCAGTTAATTGTGCAcaaatcagaaataataaaaagaagcaaaagctGTTCTCCTACTTTACAAACGTTATGATTCGCTTGATATATTGGAAAATTATTTGAtaagtgtttcagctgctctgtgtTTAGCTAAGGTAGGGCGACACAGACGGTAGCGACAGGGTTGCCAGCTCCTCAGTAAGGAAAGCAACTACCAAAAGTCGCACAAAGTTGCTAAATAATCTCAATTGAAATATACATTGGAgtcaaaaatttaataaaaacactgaaaatatgtttaataaatcttattttatttaatgtcacATTTCCAGCCATCCACCTTCAGACGGGTAAAAGATACCAAAGAGAGATGCTCTTGCAGagtgtaaataaaataactgattttaaacctttttagtTTAGTTGGGTTATGGTCCACTTACAGCAAGAAGGTGCTAAGTTTAATCCCAGGCTTTCAGAGTGTGTACTTGTGCATGTAGACCTCTATAGCCTAATGTTTTTTTGGCCAGCAGAGgtatttttatgaaatttttttttttatattttagattacatttttgtgcATCTTTCTCTCATATTGATGAACCATACATTTAATGAAATTGACATCCAACAactgctttttctttctcctaaggtcatgtttgtcagaaaataacattaatcTAATGATGAGAAACagacaaatatgacaaaaaaagcaacaacaaaagaaatctgtaagtaGGCAAAGACTTTTTTCACAGCACAGAGAAACGGTCGTGTCAGtctgaaatatttctcttcTGCCGTTTTGCAAACAACCTCCCCTGGACTCTTTCCTGTCGTTTGATATGTCATAGTAGATGACCAGCTAAATATAGAAGATTGGTCTCCATGCAGCCGACTGCCCACTCCATCACACGGTCAAACAAAACCGGCCCTGCTGCGAGGTGACTGGAACACGTAAAAAGAAGCCGAAAAGGTAGGAGGAAATAAAAGTGATGATTCAGATGAGGTTAGCGGAGCTCCACGATCCTCCGAGTCTGTTTTATCTCATGACTCATTCCAGTTTTCTCATTGTTGTTATTTAAAGCAGCTCTTTCCAGTTGTTTTTAGACGTTTCAGCCCTCCTTGAGCTAAAAATTGTGCCCAGAGCGCCCTTGATGACACAAATAACACCTacatgcaacacacacacacacacacgcccacaaacaaacaaaaaaaaaaacaacccctcAGTAAAAACATATCTCCTCCGTGCAGGTGGAAGTCAAAAGCAGCTCCTCTTGATGAATTAGGTTTGATGCAGTCATTGTAATGCACTTGTACGAGTCAGTTTTAGCAGTAATCTTTGCTCTATTATCTACTGACAGTTGAAAGGGAAATGCAACACGATTGTAGCGCAGACTCTTTGATGTCGGACCAAAGCAGAACTCGAGAGCATGAGATGAAAAATGAGGGCCAGGATTAGGCGACTTGAAAGAATTTAGGCAGATTATCAAGGGATCAAGGTAGACTTTGTGTCAGCAAACCGATTGACGTATCGTGTGGACGGGGAAGatagaaaaatcaaacaaatgcaATTAATCGAAGCAAATTAAAATcagctttattttgattttatttaattttttttacacgcTCGCCTCAAAACCCCACTTGATGTCTTTCTTTGATAGACGACATCAAATCACCTGTAGCCATCCTTGTGATTTGTTAGTGTTAGCAACAGCACTGACTGTGTGTTTTGAGAGCCGTCCATGACTCATGTGACGTGCTGAAATAGGCCTCTCAAACGAGCTCCTTCCATTAGCACCACGTTCTCCATATACACATATCTCATGACAACATTCCTCCTATTCAGGAGTTTCATGCAGCTGCATAAATGAAATGTGATAATGGTGGGAATGAGGCAGAGCAGGCAGAGAACATGAAATGCATCCAGGTTAGACGAGATTAAAGACATCAAAAGCGCTCTCAGGTATTCGGCTTGTATCGCTTGTATGTGTgcattattgcattttttaaaacactgtttCATGTATGGTTAAATAAACTGTGTGTACGCAAACCTTTACGTAACGTATTTGACAACAAACAGTTGCCTGTCCTCAGATTTAGCCGATGTGGCATTTCATCTAACATTTAATGCATGAATTATGGTCCTTtatgtcaggatttttttttctaaagtgtttttgatttttttaaaagcataagATAGAGTGggtaaataaatttgtaaaaaaattttttttttctttttctatgtgatcagttgtaattttctagaaatacaaagttgttatttggaaaatacatcagtagtattgttctttAGGGGTAAGTTGATGCCACAATATATTTACCTGCAAGAGTCCTTTACGGTAAAAGGAGGGACTGGATATTCTTGAGTTGCTTTTTCATCTGTCTGCCATAtaggatttaacaaaaaatgttcttgcaCTAGCAGTGGATGGCCAGTAGTCGAAAGTGTATTGTATGATGCACTAGTGTCCACTTCAATgctctgtgtgcatttataacataaaaatccacaagaaacaCAAGGAAATGGGCTTTTAGATTTCTGTCCACTGCAGTGACCTCTATGCATGAAAGCCTTAAGACAGGCTGCAGACTGTTTTCAAAACAGCTCAGAGGAGCTAATGctaattttttacattaatgtgAGAGATTTTGATTTTGTGAGCCATACATTGATGAGATGTATAAATTTGAACAATCTAAAGTCTGAAAGATACGATGAGCACACTCTGATTGTTTTGTACTTATTGCAGGTAAAATGAGCTAAATCATCTCTAGTGGATTAAAGCTGCACCTGTAGCAGTCTGGTTCTCCCTTTTCTATGATTATTCTGCCCTTACAGAGCATGAAGGTGCCTGGGATCACTTATCATCAACAATCtcattctgtggaaaaaaaaaaagaaatgtagaaGACATGTTGATAAAGAATATTACAGTCTTAAATCTGACTAAACACCCTTCAGTTTTGAATGCATCCTTGCAATTTGTCAGCATCCTGTTTattgtttatctgtttattttttactcttctttgcagcttttattacatttttattccttgtttttttgtttaaaaaaaaaaatcctcttatgtgaaaacaaaaaaatgtaaatgcacaATTTTGTGATTTGATTTGGGGAGGGGAGGGACTCATGTCAGCGTCCCGCGGCATCACATCTCTTCCTCCTTCGCTGCAGCAGAATGCTTCAGGACTTCTCAGGTCCGTCCCGCGTCTACTCCTTGTGCTTTACTGCAGAGGCCGTTCTCTTCTCCACATTAGGCTCACTCACTTGGGATTTCTTCGGCGTAATTCAGGAGTTAATGACCTTTCATAAAGAGTCTAATATGAGCCACTGTTCGTTAGCGATTTCAGAGGCCAGTATCTCTGATTAACTAATCAGCGGTGCTGCTGACGATCAGCATGAGAGCCACTCTAATCATACTACTTATAAGGATTCCTCCCCCAAACATCTAAAGACACATTGAATATCCTGCCCTTTTCCGGCGTCGCTGACCTTTATGTTTCAGTCCAGATAGATTATATCCTTCCTTActtaattgaacattttttgtcaggatgtggatatttatttttgtctaatagACCAGTATTACATCACTGTGTGGACATACAGGTACAAATcttagcaaaagtattcacaggtTGTGTTAGAAGAAACTTTAATAACATGTGATAAGCCAAAACAAAGTAATGCATTGTTATCACTAATAAAAGTCtctaatttatggtaaaatgaCGGCAGCGGTGGTTACCAGAATTTTGCCATAAAAATCTGGTAAAATGAGGACCTTTATTGTAAATTAGAGATGATCTTGTTATTTACAGTgcatatatgaaaaaaaaatccaaatgaaaatattgaagCTTGTTGTGCcgaaatgtaaaattaaaaatgtatcagcagtataaatatttctgcaaagtGATGACGTCAAAGTGACAAAAACTTGTCATCCGTCGGAAAAGCACTTAACGTGATCATCTTATCAAGCTGGATGGTATGATTTTTGCAAAGTTGCTATCCCTCGCTGCTTTTCCTCCCAAATACAACCTTGCTGGAGCCCCTCCCGTCCCCAACGTGTAGCCATTTGTCTTCAGTGTGACAGGGATGCCCTTTGAAAACACACATGTGGTTCGAAACTGGGTCACGACTTTGGCCTGTGTGCATTAGAAAATTATGGATGATCTGTATATCTTGTTATGTGTACCATGGTAACTCAGAATACTAATGACTGCTGACATTTATCTTGCGAAGGCACACAAGCGCACCAGACAGACGGACAGCCAACCAAAAACCTTGTTATTAAcgaaaaagagacagaaaaaaaaaaatacaaagaccACACACTCTTGAGATGCGTCCAGACATGTCAGTGGTAATGACTCCTCTGGAGAGGAACGGGATGGTCTCAAAAACACCAGCGTTTTTTGTTTGGatgtcatgaaaaaaaatatattgcattTATTAAGACTTTATGGCACTgaaacaaagatatttgcaagTGTAAAAATAGAGATAATGATGTCGTACGGTGTCAAACTGAGAaataatctttgtttttgttttttttgttatttattgttttttactACCCTGGAAAAACAAGAAGCCTTGCACCTTTCAGGCATGTAACGCTCTGATGGTTTGCATCACTGTGGAGAAGGAATCGCAAAAAGCCCAAACACACTTCAAAGCTTCACAAAAACTCCTTTATGAGGAGAGAATAGCTGgagctgaaacaaaacaaacaaaacccctGAATCACACCCAGAAAATGCTGCCTGAAATCAGACAGATGATTTCATAAAATTATGCATAACATCTAATCAGATGCTTCTGGAAACAGAACATTGTAGGATGCTCTGGAAAACATTCAGATGCTGAAGCTCGTCAAAGATTAAGAGGCGCATTTATTTATGTGTCATGTTTTCCAGGAACAGCAAAACATACTTTTTGCCCGTTCACTTTGACACACAGCAAACACAGGAAGCAAGAGCATCACATCTGCAACATACAAACTAATCAGCTCTGATAATCGCCATAGGAGTTTTTAACTGAAGACCTGCATAAATTAGTCTGGTACAGCGCTCCAGAGACAGAGGAAAGTGCACTGAACAAAAACGAGGCTATTATGCAATACGTCTAAAAATACACACTTCAGAGTTCCATAAACACATATGCATATTAGTGGGACTTCAATTTggatttagttacatttttttttgtcatttattattatcTGTCTATTTATGTTGCAAGTGcatataaagtaaaaaagagaaaagttaaaaaaaaaaagaaaatgaaaaaaaaacgaaattccagcttttttttgttaaactgcTGGACTGaaattaaacaatgtttttgacTCAAGTCACTATTTCTAATATATTCAGACAATAAACCTGCTTTAAGTTTAAAGTTAGACCTTCAAACTGAAATGACTCTTTTTGTGTGTTGCAGTACTGTTTTTGGCCTCTAGAGGGGCCTCAAGCTAAAGGTTCAAGTGTTGCTTTTGGTTCCCAGAAATGAAACGCAATAAAACGAAGAATCAGCTCTGAAAATACGGACGTGCAGCAAATACAAGTTGTGCTGTTGGCGGATTCAACCGAGATGATTTGCATGAAGGCCTGCTGCAGTTTGCTGCGTCACAGCTATATGTTTTTTACTCTGTTAAACGTCTGCATCTTTTATGCGATACAAATGGCCACAAACATCCAACGTGGTGATTATGAACGGTACACTCTAAAAAcagatgtgttaaaaaataacacaaaaaatgtgttattaaattaaaagcatattttgagttaattttacacattgtgtgttaaaatgaatataatatGACACGCAGTATgtgttgaatatttatttgaatatttcaacacataattgtgttagtttgtgtttgtcagGTACAAAACCATGAATCTGATTAATCTGCCATTCAAATGGTAATTCATCTCAataaattttccttttaattaatttatttccttttaatttatttttaaactgtggtTGTTAATTTAGGGTTGTGATgagatttaataatttttaaaatgatgcagAGGTATTTTTTGGGGGAGTAAATCAACACATAATGATTGATTATCACTTTTCATTAAATTACTACTATTCTTACATAATTTTAATACatggttattattttttaattttttattattttattatttattaatttttattcatttttaattttttaacatttacaataaataacaattattacatatattaattagaaaatatatttgagcAAAGAAAGTTGATCAAATCAAACATCAAAGAACAACCTCAAATCAGCACAAGTGGCCACCAGATGAAGGATcaagtttggatttttattccCCGCACGGAGTAAGCAAACACATGCAGGAGGCAAATATGGAGATCTTATGAAATGCAACTTCGGtaagttttaaatctgtttaaacacataaatatagTCTAGAATTTGAGGACTCAGTGGTTGGAAAAAAcgttatttttttgtgcttctaCAGGGTCTGCAAAGTTGTAACGTTAATTATCTCACTGTGGCACGTGAGATGGAGTCACTATTTTATCATTTGTTacagttgtctttttttgttgttttttttgtccaaagtttATTGAAGagggtaaaattttaaaattaaatgttaaagggAGCTTGTTGAAGCTTTGGAATAAATGTACAATACATGATGAATATTGCAGTGAGAATTTTTAGATGCAATGTAGacaaaaaatatagatataaaatatagacaaaacgtattttttttaaataacacctTTAATTCATTTTCGGGAAAACATCTGTACATAAGtgtaatattgtaaaataatttagctttaaattaaaattggaaGCCTTTGTAATCTAAAATGCCTGTTTTCCTGTAAACTGGAAGTTAACAGTTTACAATAAAGCTGTTAACTTTTCTGTAAGTAAACGTGTAAGTTAACGGTTCTGTAAATTCACTTTGGCAGTGAAGGAGACACTAACGGTTGGAGCTCTTAACGGAAGTTGATATTCGAGTGGAAGCGCCAGTCCTCCGGAGATGTCGGAAAGTCGGTCTGACACGGTAATATTTActgttgttttaactcaaaaattaAGATGGGCTGTTAGCGAACTACCTTAAAGCTCAGCTgacgaaaaaaacaaaacagacatagAAGTATTTGTAAGATGTTAGCCATGTTAGCACTTTCGAGTGGAACTGACGTTGAGTGTCATACCGGAGTTTTGATCAAGTAAAATGTATGTGGTTGTATTTAACGGCGTACTtctaaattaattgaaatattaaGATGGGCTGTTCGCGGACGTCCTTAAATTGAACTGCGGTAAAACTCCGGTGgcgaaaaaaacaaacaaaaaaacaacaacgtaGAAGTAATTGGAACGTTACTTGCTAACTAATCCTAACTTCCATGGTAACGTTCCATAAAAAGTGTTTAGCATGATGCACGTGTGTACTGATGCAGCCGTGctgaaatttttacattaatttcaaCCGCAATGCTACCAGATTTAGTACATTCATTAAACATGACCTGTTggctaaaaactaaaacattggATTAGTGGGCACTGTACACAAAAATGCAGCTCTTTATGCTAGTACTTAAAACATTCAAGCTAACAGGCTGTGAGATTTAATCTTTTATGCTAAAACTCATTGGTATACATAAAATCAACTACTGAAAAGTCACAGTAGAGTTCAGGAAAAGCTTGTTTTTGCATATGGTCTCAATTTAAATAttctaattgtattttttggtgTATTTATCTTTTCAGCTCTCATTTGACAATCAAGAAATGGCGAGAGTTCTTGTAACaacattcaaaaatgaaaaagagacttcgaaaaacattttcagtgtttcaacTGCCAGCAATCTTGTTGAGGAGATTCTTGCCAACCATTCTGGATTTTTGCTGGACAGGCTACAGAAATTTAATTCTGACTTCTTGGAGTACATTGATGTTGACATTAATGTTGAAATTAAGGACTTGGACAGATTCTACGTGTTTCTATCAACTGGAGGGCCCCTGGTAGAAGTGTCTCGTGAGGAGCAAATTCCAAACCAGGTACTATTTGTATTGGACAAATTAATATTACCTTAATGTTCTTATGTtgatataataaaaacactttttaaaaaatacctcaTTTATTGTGAGTGACTCAGTTTCATTGCCATTTATTTGtgatttcacaaataaattgtGAGAAATTGGTTGTGGTTGAAAAGTTtgctaatttaaacacaaaccaaaTTTCTATTCCGTTATTAGGTTCTCTAAGGTTATTTTGATGATATTAAACATAACTGTTACTCTCTACAGCCCCATGCTAATTCAGGAGAAGACGGTCAGACCCATACAGGAGAAGACAGTGAGCCTCTAAAATCGCTCCCAATGAAAAAAGCACCACAAATCTTTGAGGAGTATGAAAACACAGGCTTCCTGTCAGGGAAGTCAAGAAAATGTATAGTGAAAATGTGCGTGGGAGACCTAGTTCAGAGGTGTGGTTAGtaagtattattttttgttgacactttgccatttttttctataaatgtggatttttacaCTTTAACAGCCTCTGAACTGATGCATCTAAATGTGATATTTGAAATGTGATCTTTGTGTGAGTAACTTGAGCAAATGATTGAGaataagttgttttatttccagttatCCTCTTAGTGGAGACAAGTTAGCCTTAGCGAAGAGCATCATTACCATCTTCCCATCTCTGAGTATCCAGGTGGCTGGAGAAGGGGAGGGATTTGTaagtaaaaaagtgaaatagtATATTATTTTTCAATAGGGATCCAAAGTAACGGgttcagttgcttttttttttggtatatttcttcagaatttgaaaaaatatatagtttttttttttcttcatcaggaGCATTTCTATGATCCAGCATCCCACAGTGGATTCATTGAGATAAAATTGCGTAACCTTCGGCGGAATCTACAACAACATGAAAGACGCTACAGAAAGCGAAAAGTAACCAGTTACCCGGAGGATGCACAAACATCCAGTGCAACCGAGACCGAAAATGATAATACCATCAATGAATGGGTAACCTTGATCAAGAGATTGCGGCCCTCTTCGGAAAACCTTTCAGTAATAAAGTCTGGGATggaaaaaacattcacacagcGCAGAGCATGGATTACAAGGGAATCGCCCACACTTGCAGAAATATTGCGTGAATATCCACGATTTATGGACATGCCGAGTCTGGTAGGTTTGTTCCTTTTCCTACCTGCTATTTGACTCAACCAACTATGTTATACTtggaaatttctaaaaaaaaaatgtgggtgtttttttttttttgcctcgtTTTAGCTGGACTCAGAGTTTG encodes:
- the LOC116711062 gene encoding uncharacterized protein LOC116711062 isoform X1, whose product is MSESRSDTLSFDNQEMARVLVTTFKNEKETSKNIFSVSTASNLVEEILANHSGFLLDRLQKFNSDFLEYIDVDINVEIKDLDRFYVFLSTGGPLVEVSREEQIPNQPHANSGEDGQTHTGEDSEPLKSLPMKKAPQIFEEYENTGFLSGKSRKCIVKMCVGDLVQRCGYYPLSGDKLALAKSIITIFPSLSIQVAGEGEGFEHFYDPASHSGFIEIKLRNLRRNLQQHERRYRKRKVTSYPEDAQTSSATETENDNTINEWVTLIKRLRPSSENLSVIKSGMEKTFTQRRAWITRESPTLAEILREYPRFMDMPSLLDSEFGRLTGEKTDLFLRRWETNIMPKLRVVAAMEPGLSTLLRGFENMTEEEACYRTLVVLTHLLPPVSGRQCSVKDTITHLLDFVPTGTRIASLCNDSATSSTNHQPQLICISNLRSSKQYVIVAKNDKVTIPLDDGLTCAVDKLFKLYWVFNLCYPSQLGPVFTFFEYIYDLPFSTQRKTRVIELIAQLKACK
- the LOC116711062 gene encoding uncharacterized protein LOC116711062 isoform X2, with the protein product MSESRSDTLSFDNQEMARVLVTTFKNEKETSKNIFSVSTASNLVEEILANHSGFLLDRLQKFNSDFLEYIDVDINVEIKDLDRFYVFLSTGGPLVEVSREEQIPNQPHANSGEDGQTHTGEDSEPLKSLPMKKAPQIFEEYENTGFLSGKSRKCIVKMCVGDLVQRCGYYPLSGDKLALAKSIITIFPSLSIQVAGEGEGFEHFYDPASHSGFIEIKLRNLRRNLQQHERRYRKRKVTSYPEDAQTSSATETENDNTINEWVTLIKRLRPSSENLSVIKSGMEKTFTQRRAWITRESPTLAEILREYPRFMDMPSLLDSEFGRLTGEKTDLFLRRWETNIMPKLRVVAAMEPGLSTLLRGFENMTEVEDNVASRIQ